In the Candidatus Cloacimonadota bacterium genome, one interval contains:
- a CDS encoding ChaN family lipoprotein, with product MHSVLGTYLLNEGKPPIDYILGKFEDHDIVLLGEMHYIRQQVELYHRVIPLLPDYGITIVATEFGRRADQAMIDELLSKKWFDFPLAKRITLRQEAFWGYQEYLDIFRVIWQQNRINPPSKQIRCVGLNDPYNWKLYNQICREQNRKPNPEEIDLIWKDCNEMNWLEALNAYHNPGVSKVFGIMGSHHAFTLYREPSFNIENGCKVFKGFETVRFGNHLHDQYKDRVCSICFYDPWDAIKADAPRKAPGGGIIETIVSPHFSELAFDLKGSPVGDLPDDSFYSLGYEDFRLRDIADGMIYTCKFSQFKALTPIPDFIDEDNLHEFRDFAPFNDMTDKSCDEINSTIAKWADISDIC from the coding sequence ATGCATAGTGTTCTTGGCACTTATCTTCTGAACGAGGGAAAGCCGCCGATAGATTACATTCTGGGAAAGTTTGAGGATCACGACATCGTGCTTTTGGGAGAAATGCACTATATTCGTCAACAAGTGGAGCTGTATCACCGTGTGATACCCTTGCTTCCGGATTATGGCATCACAATAGTGGCCACAGAATTTGGCCGTCGTGCGGATCAAGCAATGATCGACGAGTTGCTATCCAAAAAGTGGTTCGATTTCCCTCTGGCAAAACGGATCACCCTCAGACAGGAAGCCTTTTGGGGATACCAGGAGTATCTGGATATATTCAGGGTAATCTGGCAACAAAACCGAATAAATCCACCCTCAAAACAAATCCGCTGCGTTGGCCTGAACGATCCCTATAATTGGAAGCTATACAACCAGATATGCCGCGAACAAAACCGCAAACCCAATCCCGAGGAGATCGATTTGATCTGGAAGGATTGCAACGAAATGAATTGGCTGGAAGCGTTAAATGCATATCACAATCCCGGAGTAAGCAAAGTATTCGGTATCATGGGCTCTCACCACGCTTTTACCCTTTATCGCGAACCTAGTTTCAATATTGAGAATGGCTGTAAAGTCTTCAAAGGTTTCGAAACCGTCCGCTTTGGCAACCATCTTCATGATCAGTATAAAGACAGAGTGTGTAGTATCTGCTTCTACGATCCCTGGGATGCCATTAAAGCCGATGCTCCCCGAAAGGCTCCGGGCGGCGGCATCATTGAGACGATAGTCAGTCCACACTTTTCCGAATTGGCTTTTGACCTGAAAGGCAGTCCGGTAGGCGATTTGCCGGATGATAGCTTTTACTCTCTGGGTTATGAGGATTTCCGATTGAGAGACATCGCCGATGGCATGATCTATACCTGCAAATTCTCCCAGTTCAAAGCCCTTACTCCGATACCGGATTTTATTGATGAAGACAATCTGCATGAGTTCCGCGATTTCGCTCCGTTTAACGATATGACAGATAAAAGCTGTGACGAGATCAACAGCACCATCGCTAAGTGGGCTGACATCTCTGACATCTGCTAA
- a CDS encoding tetratricopeptide repeat protein, which produces MRKLVIILLALALGLSACSTARQKLSPRANVNAKTAGVYYAQQNVEKAEEFYRKVLEAHPDHALSLRRIADISLYKGENFPAKTVEFNTEAFQYYTKALEIYDGYDDLTNEEKLDIRDMTRRRDGAWTRIYRAGDEAATAGNTQEAMEIFELAHDLNPDRFEPMIRLKDIYQKELKDDAKAEEILLSLIEKEPDNQDYILEIGAFYFNVKNFAEAAKYFEQARENAPADTDNLMNLSYSYYELENYSKALEVTQAALELQPADLDILLNARDIAYRSDNKELTVSYLKKLLDIRSNELEYAQLCLLLNELEQYEELISYAQQWYQWDNENEDAVQFVILAAAKTDNKPLQETFTRILQSMRE; this is translated from the coding sequence ATGAGAAAACTCGTTATAATCCTGCTGGCACTGGCATTGGGTCTCAGTGCGTGTAGCACAGCCAGGCAGAAGCTAAGTCCTCGAGCAAACGTTAATGCCAAAACCGCAGGCGTATATTATGCCCAACAGAACGTTGAGAAAGCCGAAGAATTCTATCGCAAAGTATTGGAAGCGCACCCAGATCATGCTTTGTCATTACGCCGTATTGCCGATATCAGTCTGTATAAGGGCGAGAATTTCCCGGCAAAAACTGTAGAATTTAATACAGAAGCTTTTCAATACTATACTAAAGCTCTTGAAATATATGATGGTTATGATGATCTTACTAACGAAGAGAAGTTGGATATTAGAGACATGACTCGTCGTCGAGATGGTGCATGGACAAGAATTTACCGGGCTGGAGATGAAGCAGCCACAGCGGGTAACACTCAAGAAGCTATGGAAATCTTTGAACTAGCTCACGATTTAAATCCAGATCGTTTCGAGCCGATGATTCGCTTAAAGGACATCTATCAGAAAGAACTGAAAGACGATGCTAAGGCCGAAGAAATTCTTCTATCACTTATCGAAAAAGAGCCTGATAATCAAGATTACATTTTAGAAATAGGTGCCTTTTATTTCAATGTGAAGAATTTTGCTGAAGCAGCAAAGTACTTTGAGCAAGCTAGAGAAAACGCACCAGCAGATACAGATAACCTTATGAATTTATCATATTCATACTACGAGCTGGAAAATTATAGTAAGGCTTTGGAGGTAACTCAGGCAGCTCTGGAATTGCAACCAGCAGATCTGGATATTCTGCTCAATGCCCGTGATATAGCATATCGTAGCGATAATAAGGAACTTACAGTTTCATATCTTAAAAAGCTATTAGACATTCGCAGCAACGAATTGGAATATGCACAGCTCTGCTTATTATTAAATGAACTTGAGCAGTATGAAGAGCTGATTTCTTATGCGCAGCAATGGTATCAGTGGGACAACGAAAACGAAGATGCCGTTCAATTTGTTATTCTTGCAGCTGCCAAAACAGATAATAAGCCATTACAAGAGACTTTTACCCGCATATTACAATCCATGAGAGAATAA
- a CDS encoding aspartate carbamoyltransferase catalytic subunit, translating to MNPQFLGRNVFDLDDYSRDEIMYILEAAKGMKEINTREYKKIPTLRGKTVCTLFVENSTRTRMSFELAANRLSADVVSFQANVSALQKGESLQDTVYTLNAMGIDLYCIRHSSPGSPQLVNKYSQKPVINGGDGRHAHPTQALLDIYSIWEKRGDIKGLKISIVGDILHSRVVRSNLIGMRKLGAKVTVCGPKTLMPSNMESVYDCKVEYDLGKALSGADVVMGLRMQLERMSEGLFPSLEEYSKHYVLSKDTLKYAKGNALIMHPGPMNRGVEILPEIADSKQSVIVEQVANGVAIRMALMFLILGGKA from the coding sequence ATGAATCCTCAATTCTTAGGTCGCAACGTCTTCGATCTGGACGATTATTCTCGCGATGAAATCATGTACATTCTTGAAGCAGCAAAAGGAATGAAAGAGATTAATACGCGTGAATACAAAAAAATTCCAACCCTTCGTGGAAAAACCGTATGCACGCTTTTTGTAGAAAATAGCACACGTACACGAATGAGCTTTGAGCTTGCCGCAAACAGACTATCTGCCGATGTGGTGAGTTTTCAGGCTAATGTATCTGCATTACAAAAGGGCGAAAGTTTACAAGATACTGTGTATACTTTAAATGCAATGGGTATAGATCTTTATTGCATACGACACAGTTCTCCGGGAAGTCCCCAGTTAGTAAATAAGTACTCACAAAAACCCGTGATAAATGGAGGCGATGGGCGTCATGCACACCCTACTCAAGCGCTTTTAGATATCTATTCAATTTGGGAAAAAAGGGGAGATATTAAGGGCTTAAAGATTTCGATAGTGGGCGATATTTTGCATAGTAGAGTTGTACGCTCAAACCTTATTGGAATGCGTAAATTGGGGGCAAAAGTGACAGTATGCGGCCCCAAAACCCTAATGCCATCTAATATGGAAAGCGTTTATGATTGTAAGGTCGAGTACGATTTGGGTAAGGCGTTAAGTGGAGCAGACGTGGTAATGGGATTAAGAATGCAGCTAGAAAGAATGTCTGAGGGGCTTTTTCCCAGTTTAGAGGAATATAGTAAGCACTATGTGTTATCAAAAGACACTCTTAAATACGCAAAGGGAAATGCACTGATCATGCATCCAGGACCAATGAATCGAGGGGTGGAGATCTTACCTGAGATAGCCGATAGTAAACAAAGCGTAATAGTAGAACAAGTGGCAAATGGAGTAGCAATTAGGATGGCATTGATGTTTCTGATCTTAGGTGGAAAAGCATAA
- a CDS encoding dihydroorotase, with the protein MKTIIKNARIYMDGKLLRKEMLIDGRKIASIAKQIDDRADRTIDAAGAAIFPGFIDLHAHLRDPGQTYKEDIVTGTRSAAKGGYTAVCAMPNTDPVTDNIASVEYIQLRAKELGSAKVYVIGALTKQSKGEEISEMATMKSGGIVAVSDDGNCVQNSRLMLSCLRYAANFKLPVIVHPEDYALAGKGQIHAGKVATRIGLSGIPGLAEEVIIARDIMLAESAGARLHIAHISTERSLELVRSAKKRGLPVTCEVTPHHLVLAEEACSSFNTNTKMKPPLRSEKDRQACISALKEGLIDCIASDHAPHADFEKEREFDHAPFGIIGFETAFAILYDKLVQTKTISLKTLVDNLSSKPAQLLNLPGGIIKEGACADITIIDLNSNSSFTEDSFLSKSSNSPWLNESVKSRVKYTFMNGRITYQDS; encoded by the coding sequence ATGAAAACAATCATAAAAAATGCTCGTATATATATGGATGGCAAGCTATTAAGAAAAGAGATGCTAATAGATGGTCGGAAAATTGCTAGTATTGCCAAGCAAATTGATGATAGGGCAGACCGTACTATAGATGCTGCAGGTGCTGCAATATTTCCTGGTTTTATAGATTTACATGCCCATCTGCGTGATCCTGGTCAAACTTACAAAGAGGATATTGTAACAGGAACCAGAAGTGCGGCGAAAGGAGGTTATACTGCAGTATGCGCAATGCCCAATACAGATCCGGTTACCGATAATATTGCTTCGGTTGAGTATATTCAATTGCGCGCAAAAGAGCTCGGAAGTGCGAAAGTTTATGTTATTGGCGCCCTAACAAAACAGAGCAAAGGAGAAGAGATCAGCGAAATGGCGACCATGAAATCAGGAGGCATTGTTGCCGTTAGCGATGATGGAAACTGTGTGCAAAACTCGCGCTTAATGCTTTCCTGTTTGCGATATGCAGCAAACTTCAAGCTTCCGGTGATTGTGCACCCAGAAGACTACGCATTGGCAGGCAAGGGGCAGATTCATGCCGGAAAAGTTGCCACAAGAATTGGATTATCTGGCATACCAGGGTTAGCCGAAGAAGTTATCATTGCGCGAGATATTATGCTTGCAGAAAGCGCTGGGGCCAGGCTTCACATCGCGCATATATCTACTGAACGGTCGTTAGAATTGGTACGCAGTGCTAAAAAACGAGGACTTCCAGTCACTTGTGAAGTAACTCCCCACCATTTGGTTCTTGCCGAAGAAGCGTGTAGCAGTTTTAATACAAATACAAAAATGAAACCTCCTCTACGAAGTGAAAAAGATCGCCAGGCGTGCATATCTGCATTAAAAGAAGGTTTGATAGATTGCATTGCTTCAGATCATGCTCCTCATGCAGATTTTGAAAAAGAACGTGAGTTTGATCATGCTCCCTTTGGAATAATTGGATTTGAGACTGCTTTTGCTATACTATACGATAAGCTTGTGCAAACAAAAACGATAAGCCTTAAGACTCTGGTGGATAATTTGAGCTCTAAACCAGCCCAGCTTTTAAATTTGCCTGGAGGAATCATCAAAGAAGGAGCTTGCGCAGATATTACGATAATAGATCTAAACTCAAACAGCTCTTTTACAGAAGATAGCTTTCTTTCAAAAAGCTCGAACAGTCC